A genomic region of Methylobacterium durans contains the following coding sequences:
- the xoxF1 gene encoding lanthanide-dependent methanol dehydrogenase XoxF1 (Multiple clades of rare earth element (REE)-dependent methanol dehydrogenases have been described, XoxF1 through XoxF5 at least, in methylotrophs. Multiple XoxF paralogs may be found encoded in the same genome, and the REE-dependent enzymes may be preferred to calcium-dependent versions. Members of this family fall within the clade named XoxF1, a La3+-dependent family.) yields the protein MRAVHCLALGAGLAAATPALANDDVLKRSQDPAQQVLQTVDYANTRYSKLDQINAGNVKNLQVAWTFSTGVLRGHEGSPLVVGNMMYVHTPFPNIVYALDLDKEAKIVWKYEPKQDPSVIPVMCCDTVNRGLAHADGAILLHQADTTLVSLDAKAGKVNWSVVNGDPKKGETNTAPVLPVKDKVIVGISGGEFGVQCHVTAYDLKSGKKVWRGYSVGPDDQLLVDPEKTTSLGKPIGKDSSLKTWEGDQWKTGGGCTWGWFSYDPKLNLMYYGSGNPSTWNPKQRPGDNKWSMTIWGRDVDTGMAKWVYQMTPHDEWDFDGVNEMLLTDQKVDGKERPLLTHFDRNGFGYTLDRATGELLVAEKFDPVVNWATKVDMEKGSKTYGRPLVVSKYSTEQNGEDVNSKGICPAALGSKDQQPAAYSPKTQLFYVPTNHVCMDYEPFKVSYTPGQPYVGATLSMYPAPNSHGGMGNFIAWDGVAGKIKWSNPEQFSVWSGALATAGDVVFYGTLEGYLKAVDSKSGKELYKFKTPSGIIGNVMTYQHKGKQYIGVLSGVGGWAGIGLAAGLTDPNAGLGAVGGYAALSNYTNLGGQLTVFALPNN from the coding sequence ATGAGAGCGGTCCATTGTCTCGCCCTCGGCGCAGGTCTGGCAGCCGCCACGCCCGCGCTCGCCAATGACGACGTGCTCAAGCGCAGTCAGGACCCGGCCCAGCAGGTGCTTCAGACGGTTGACTACGCCAACACCCGTTACTCGAAGCTCGACCAGATCAACGCCGGCAACGTCAAGAACCTCCAGGTCGCCTGGACCTTCTCGACCGGCGTGCTGCGCGGCCACGAGGGCTCCCCGCTCGTCGTCGGCAACATGATGTACGTGCACACCCCGTTCCCGAACATCGTCTACGCCCTCGACCTCGACAAAGAGGCCAAGATCGTCTGGAAATACGAGCCCAAGCAGGATCCGTCCGTGATCCCGGTCATGTGCTGCGACACGGTCAACCGCGGTCTGGCCCACGCCGACGGCGCCATCCTGCTGCACCAGGCCGACACGACGCTGGTGTCGCTCGACGCCAAGGCCGGCAAGGTCAACTGGTCGGTCGTCAACGGCGACCCGAAGAAGGGCGAGACCAACACCGCGCCCGTTCTGCCGGTCAAGGACAAGGTCATCGTCGGCATCTCGGGCGGCGAGTTCGGCGTGCAGTGCCACGTCACCGCCTACGATCTCAAGTCCGGCAAGAAGGTGTGGCGCGGCTACTCGGTCGGCCCGGACGATCAACTCCTGGTCGATCCCGAGAAGACCACCTCGCTCGGCAAGCCGATCGGCAAGGATTCCTCGCTGAAGACCTGGGAAGGCGATCAGTGGAAGACCGGCGGCGGCTGCACCTGGGGCTGGTTCTCCTACGACCCGAAGCTGAACCTGATGTATTACGGCTCGGGCAACCCCTCGACCTGGAACCCGAAGCAGCGTCCGGGCGACAACAAGTGGTCCATGACCATCTGGGGCCGCGACGTCGATACCGGCATGGCCAAGTGGGTCTACCAGATGACCCCGCACGACGAGTGGGATTTCGACGGCGTCAACGAGATGCTGCTGACGGATCAGAAGGTCGACGGCAAGGAGCGTCCGCTGCTGACCCACTTCGACCGCAACGGCTTCGGCTACACCCTCGATCGCGCGACCGGCGAATTGCTGGTGGCGGAAAAATTCGATCCGGTGGTGAACTGGGCCACCAAGGTCGACATGGAGAAGGGTTCGAAGACCTACGGCCGTCCGCTGGTCGTGTCGAAGTACTCGACCGAGCAGAACGGCGAGGACGTGAACTCGAAGGGCATCTGCCCGGCCGCCCTCGGCTCGAAGGATCAGCAGCCCGCTGCCTACTCGCCGAAGACGCAGCTCTTCTACGTTCCCACCAACCACGTCTGCATGGATTACGAGCCCTTCAAGGTGTCCTACACCCCGGGCCAGCCCTATGTCGGCGCGACCCTGTCGATGTACCCCGCCCCGAACTCGCACGGCGGCATGGGTAACTTCATCGCCTGGGACGGCGTGGCGGGTAAGATCAAGTGGTCGAACCCCGAGCAGTTCTCGGTGTGGTCGGGCGCGCTCGCCACCGCCGGTGACGTGGTCTTCTACGGCACGCTGGAAGGCTACCTGAAGGCGGTCGACTCGAAGTCGGGCAAGGAACTGTACAAGTTCAAGACCCCGTCGGGCATCATCGGCAACGTGATGACCTACCAGCACAAGGGCAAGCAGTACATCGGCGTCCTGTCGGGCGTCGGCGGCTGGGCCGGCATCGGCCTCGCGGCCGGCCTGACCGACCCGAATGCCGGTCTCGGCGCGGTCGGCGGCTACGCCGCCCTGTCGAACTACACCAACCTCGGCGGTCAGCTCACCGTCTTCGCGCTGCCGAACAACTGA
- a CDS encoding DMT family transporter, with protein MPENPPASSEAGRRLAPLVPSLFVVIWATGFVAARFVAPYAEPLTFVAIRVTGVALVLAALALLMRAPWPQGRAGWRDALVAGVLMQGFYVAGVFWSVHRGLPAGIAALVGSLQPLLTAMLARPVLGEFVSRRRWLGIGAGFVGAGLVLAPKVGAADASGIPVVALAACLGAMAAMTLGTLWQKRTAAGANLVTNASVQFVGAALLTIPMALAFEAGEVRNVPAFWLGLSWSILVNSVAGILLLLWLIRRGAVAGVASLLFLVPPVSAAMAFALFGETLSPVQFAGMAVAAAGVAIASRA; from the coding sequence ATGCCCGAGAATCCACCCGCGTCGTCCGAGGCCGGCCGCAGGCTCGCCCCGCTCGTGCCGAGCCTCTTCGTCGTCATCTGGGCGACCGGCTTCGTCGCGGCCCGCTTCGTGGCGCCCTACGCCGAGCCCCTGACCTTCGTGGCGATCCGCGTCACGGGCGTCGCCCTGGTTCTGGCGGCGCTCGCGCTCTTGATGCGGGCCCCTTGGCCGCAGGGACGGGCGGGCTGGCGCGACGCCCTGGTGGCGGGCGTGTTGATGCAGGGCTTCTACGTGGCCGGCGTGTTCTGGTCGGTCCACCGGGGCCTGCCGGCCGGCATCGCCGCCCTCGTCGGCAGCCTGCAGCCGCTGCTCACCGCGATGCTGGCGCGTCCCGTCCTCGGCGAGTTCGTCAGCCGCCGCCGCTGGCTCGGCATCGGCGCGGGCTTCGTCGGGGCGGGGCTCGTGCTCGCCCCGAAGGTCGGCGCCGCCGACGCCTCCGGCATCCCGGTGGTCGCGCTCGCCGCCTGCCTCGGCGCGATGGCCGCGATGACGCTCGGCACCCTCTGGCAGAAGCGGACGGCGGCCGGCGCCAACCTCGTCACCAACGCCTCCGTCCAGTTCGTCGGCGCCGCCCTCCTGACGATCCCGATGGCGCTCGCCTTCGAGGCGGGCGAGGTCCGCAACGTGCCCGCCTTCTGGCTCGGCCTGTCGTGGTCGATCCTCGTCAACTCGGTGGCCGGCATCCTGCTGCTGCTCTGGCTGATCCGGCGCGGGGCGGTGGCGGGGGTCGCCTCGCTCCTCTTCCTGGTGCCGCCGGTCTCGGCCGCGATGGCCTTCGCCCTGTTCGGCGAGACCCTGAGCCCGGTCCAGTTCGCCGGCATGGCGGTCGCGGCGGCCGGCGTCGCCATCGCCAGCCGGGCCTGA